One window from the genome of Streptomyces sp. WZ-12 encodes:
- a CDS encoding helix-turn-helix transcriptional regulator, with protein MLLECGREQRLIRDLLHRLGQGAGAVLTLTGRPGHAQNALVHWGACRAGHDGLHVLRAQATPAERELRHGAVLQLLAALPDVDDAVQDALIGPDDHQPPPGIDQVLRAARTAPALIAIEDVQWLDPASRNWLGALLRRLGPQVPLAVLASSCGAALVPDGDAGPTSRTAAPVQRVVVPPLTDRGVAATVRACCGVPGDEEFVAALTSATAGNPAVLRDVLREFTDLGLAPVAHRLPELHALTAGVVGDHTVRALDGLPTEASAVLRALAVCGDLLDFPRVRALAGSRTMPEDRIRTLLESVGLTVSVGDKVHIRFPASKARVIEDMPAAERADLYSRAAQLAHGSGANDEDIAHLVLRSPQLGTPWVVPLLRRSFAAALRREDHHRACACLSRALREPLDDRARSRLTLELAAVEAVARPEASDRRLGELVRSAATTELPPQDVGLCSRAIDLGFARGNSEWARRTAGETLPVAGPTDREELVALFWLATPQDDDEPMVPEVPPLPDRPVSPAQAGARAWQLATVGEGADKARKLARIALTGDAREGLLMPRLAACAALLTTDDHDEAVDALDALLATARHAHLRSIAARVLALRARLHLCAARLEAAERDLDSAERALPPTSWHSHALPNLIATRIVVSIEAGRADRARQLAETLVPADGEEGAWWPSLLFARARLAADEGDWDETLRLSRECGRRLLRRRWTNPAVLGWRPLAAEACLETGDRTEAHRLRDEELSLADHWGTAGARGSARLWTQRLFDDDRDRAARRARETAALLRDSPARLAYLWSRLRQVGAEAAHGDSAAAVRCLEEVSRTAVAHPASRLATAVRALTIPALTVPAVSPAVVPPGWRALTEAEKSTVLLAARGHGNRQIAEQLAVSRRTVELRLSNVYRKLQIGGRKELYRLLAALEGPVADAS; from the coding sequence ATGCTGCTCGAATGCGGCCGGGAGCAGCGACTCATCCGCGACCTCCTGCACCGCCTCGGCCAGGGCGCCGGCGCGGTCCTCACCCTCACCGGACGGCCGGGCCACGCCCAGAACGCCCTGGTCCACTGGGGCGCGTGCCGCGCCGGGCACGACGGCCTGCACGTCCTGCGGGCCCAGGCAACCCCCGCCGAACGGGAGTTGAGGCACGGCGCGGTCCTGCAACTCCTGGCTGCCCTGCCCGACGTCGACGACGCCGTCCAGGACGCGCTGATCGGCCCCGACGACCACCAACCACCGCCCGGGATCGACCAGGTGCTGCGCGCCGCCCGTACCGCACCCGCCCTGATCGCGATCGAGGACGTCCAGTGGCTGGACCCGGCCTCGCGGAACTGGCTCGGGGCCCTGTTGCGCCGCCTCGGCCCGCAGGTCCCGCTCGCGGTCCTCGCCAGCAGTTGCGGCGCGGCCCTCGTCCCCGACGGGGACGCCGGCCCGACGTCCCGGACCGCCGCCCCCGTCCAGCGCGTCGTGGTGCCGCCGCTCACCGACCGGGGCGTCGCGGCCACCGTCCGCGCGTGCTGCGGCGTCCCCGGCGACGAGGAGTTCGTGGCCGCGCTGACCTCCGCCACCGCCGGGAACCCGGCCGTCCTGCGGGACGTGCTGCGCGAGTTCACCGACCTCGGCCTGGCCCCGGTCGCCCACCGACTGCCCGAACTGCACGCCCTGACCGCCGGCGTCGTCGGCGACCACACCGTGCGCGCCCTCGACGGCCTGCCCACCGAGGCGAGCGCCGTCCTGCGGGCCCTGGCCGTCTGCGGCGACCTGCTCGACTTCCCCAGGGTCCGCGCCCTCGCCGGCTCCCGCACCATGCCGGAGGACCGCATCCGCACCCTGCTGGAAAGCGTCGGCCTGACCGTCTCCGTCGGCGACAAGGTGCACATCCGCTTCCCCGCCTCCAAGGCGCGCGTCATCGAGGACATGCCCGCCGCCGAGCGCGCCGACCTGTACTCCCGCGCGGCCCAACTCGCCCACGGCTCCGGCGCCAACGACGAGGACATCGCCCATCTGGTGCTGCGCTCACCGCAGCTCGGCACGCCCTGGGTCGTGCCCCTGCTGCGCCGCAGCTTCGCCGCCGCGCTGCGCAGGGAGGACCATCACCGCGCCTGCGCCTGCCTGTCCCGCGCCCTGCGAGAACCCCTCGACGACCGCGCCCGCAGCCGGCTGACGCTGGAACTGGCCGCGGTCGAGGCCGTCGCCCGACCGGAAGCCAGCGACCGGCGCCTGGGCGAACTGGTCCGCAGCGCCGCGACCACCGAACTCCCGCCGCAGGACGTGGGGTTGTGCTCCCGCGCCATCGACCTGGGGTTCGCCCGGGGCAACAGCGAGTGGGCGCGCCGCACCGCGGGCGAGACCCTGCCGGTCGCCGGGCCCACCGACCGTGAGGAACTGGTCGCACTGTTCTGGCTGGCCACCCCCCAGGACGACGACGAGCCGATGGTCCCCGAGGTGCCTCCGTTGCCCGACCGCCCGGTGTCCCCGGCCCAGGCGGGCGCCCGCGCCTGGCAGCTCGCCACGGTGGGGGAGGGCGCGGACAAGGCCCGGAAGCTGGCACGGATCGCCCTCACCGGAGACGCCCGGGAGGGCCTGCTGATGCCGCGCCTGGCCGCCTGCGCGGCACTGCTGACCACCGACGACCACGACGAGGCGGTCGACGCCCTCGACGCCCTGCTGGCCACCGCCCGCCACGCCCACCTGCGCAGCATCGCCGCCCGCGTGCTGGCCCTACGCGCCCGACTGCACCTGTGCGCGGCCCGGCTGGAGGCCGCCGAACGCGACCTGGACAGTGCCGAACGCGCGCTGCCGCCGACCAGTTGGCACTCCCATGCACTGCCCAACCTCATCGCGACCCGCATCGTGGTCAGCATCGAGGCCGGGCGCGCCGACCGGGCGCGTCAACTCGCCGAGACCCTCGTGCCCGCCGACGGCGAGGAAGGCGCGTGGTGGCCCTCGCTGCTCTTCGCCCGCGCCCGACTGGCCGCCGACGAAGGCGACTGGGACGAGACCCTGCGGCTGTCCCGGGAGTGCGGGCGCCGGCTGCTGCGGCGGCGGTGGACCAACCCGGCCGTGCTGGGCTGGCGCCCGTTGGCCGCCGAGGCGTGCCTGGAGACCGGCGACCGGACCGAGGCCCACCGCCTGCGCGACGAGGAGCTGTCCCTCGCCGACCACTGGGGCACCGCCGGCGCCCGCGGCAGCGCCCGCCTGTGGACCCAGCGCCTCTTCGACGACGACCGCGACCGGGCCGCCCGGCGCGCCCGCGAGACCGCCGCCCTGCTGCGCGACTCGCCGGCCCGACTGGCCTACCTCTGGAGCCGGCTGCGCCAAGTAGGCGCCGAAGCGGCCCACGGGGACAGCGCCGCGGCCGTCCGTTGCCTGGAGGAGGTCTCCCGCACGGCCGTCGCTCACCCCGCCAGCCGCCTCGCCACCGCCGTCCGCGCCCTGACCATCCCGGCCCTCACCGTCCCCGCCGTGTCGCCCGCCGTCGTCCCACCCGGATGGCGCGCCCTGACCGAGGCGGAGAAGAGCACCGTGCTGCTCGCCGCCCGCGGCCACGGCAACCGCCAGATCGCCGAGCAACTCGCCGTCAGCAGGCGCACGGTGGAGCTCCGGCTGAGCAACGTCTACCGCAAGCTCCAGATCGGTGGCCGCAAGGAGCTCTACCGACTGCTGGCGGCGTTGGAAGGGCCGGTCGCGGATGCTTCTTGA